Proteins found in one Cobetia sp. L2A1 genomic segment:
- the rfbB gene encoding dTDP-glucose 4,6-dehydratase, with protein sequence MKKDNFVFLITGGAGFIGSAVVRELIRSTQHTVINLDALTYAGNLESLVDVANSERYHFVQADICDGEKMKAVFAEFQPDIVMHLAAESHVDRSIDGPADFIETNIVGTYQLLEAARHYWKDLKASDAEKAAGFRFHHISTDEVYGDLEGPEDLFTETTAYAPSSPYSASKASSDHLVRAWQRTYGLPTLVTNCSNNYGPFHFPEKLIPLMILNALAGKSLPVYGDGKQVRDWLYVEDHARALIKVATEGEIAETYNIGGHNEKQNIEVVKTLCALLEELVPEKPAGIAHYEDLISYVTDRPGHDVRYAIDAAKIERELGWVPQETFETGLRKTVEWYLANESWWQRVQDGSYRGERLGTGS encoded by the coding sequence ATGAAAAAAGATAATTTTGTTTTTTTAATCACAGGAGGAGCCGGCTTCATTGGCTCCGCGGTCGTCCGTGAGCTGATCCGTTCTACCCAGCACACCGTCATCAACCTTGATGCGCTGACCTATGCCGGTAATCTTGAGTCATTAGTTGATGTCGCTAATTCCGAGCGCTATCACTTCGTGCAAGCCGATATCTGTGACGGCGAGAAGATGAAGGCTGTCTTCGCGGAGTTTCAGCCGGATATCGTGATGCACCTGGCGGCCGAGAGTCACGTGGATCGCTCCATCGATGGCCCGGCAGATTTCATCGAGACGAATATCGTCGGCACTTATCAGTTATTGGAAGCGGCACGTCACTATTGGAAAGACTTGAAAGCATCCGATGCCGAGAAGGCTGCCGGTTTCCGGTTCCATCATATTTCGACAGATGAAGTGTATGGCGATCTGGAAGGGCCAGAAGACCTCTTTACTGAGACAACAGCTTATGCCCCGAGTTCTCCGTACTCGGCCAGCAAGGCCAGTTCGGATCACCTCGTGCGGGCCTGGCAGCGTACCTATGGCCTGCCGACACTGGTCACCAACTGCTCCAACAATTACGGCCCGTTCCATTTCCCCGAGAAGCTGATTCCGTTGATGATTCTCAATGCCTTGGCAGGGAAGTCACTGCCGGTGTATGGCGATGGCAAGCAGGTGCGTGACTGGCTGTACGTGGAAGATCATGCACGTGCACTGATCAAGGTCGCGACCGAGGGTGAGATTGCCGAGACCTACAACATCGGTGGCCATAACGAGAAGCAGAACATTGAGGTCGTCAAGACACTATGTGCACTGCTGGAAGAGTTAGTGCCCGAGAAGCCGGCTGGCATTGCCCACTATGAAGACCTCATCAGCTATGTAACGGATCGACCGGGCCATGATGTGCGTTATGCCATCGATGCCGCCAAGATCGAGCGTGAGCTGGGCTGGGTACCACAGGAAACCTTCGAGACCGGCCTGCGCAAGACGGTCGAGTGGTATCTGGCCAATGAAAGTTGGTGGCAGCGTGTACAGGACGGCAGCTACCGTGGCGAGCGCCTCGGAACCGGGAGCTGA
- a CDS encoding glycosyltransferase family 2 protein produces the protein MSNIKFTLATCIRNEGPYILEWYLYYKELGVDNFVVYSNDNTDGSDKLLSLMHSMKLIDWRPRTLAEGESPQITAYQDLSQELFDNPESENHYLAWLDMDEFLVLHKHDSLHELIKEFKYPDGLVLSWKHFGSSGINCYSDAPTIDKFILSSSSNNQNKLFKTISRVDRSLYKSINNHHPIPHKGSNPNIIYATAKMVTFPDHYLNGGNPVRDDDALFYYDVCQLNHYAIRSKQEFEWKRRRGNGRLALNADRKHFLDGYFYKHDSNEEVDYTAKEKYSQKLKEAFNSLPYELLSVHNSIIEILKYTYGKDSGDVIDQEKIKIKFHRAKGISFTSKFSLDTNKISLTPGREVSVGGVFVLDSEDVKIEGVRICNDDILKHGVIDLPSPGMRNQYRSKFNSSSARFSFQFCSHLDLSDTKLFIDLSNGDEVFCGEFKVIQNSQPVLKSFSHELEFFKLAGFIKKIASDKPVLYIANKGNFGDALIRQGAIAFFNKHHIEYKELKKDYIFSDDFDYSKYKDYLCIYGGSGAWCAVTPGAKDIVNNLASLFTEVIVLPSTYEISGKWSNVHLWSRGNKESFYKSSGHFCHDMAFSLPRLSCTGGSGDGFFYRNDKEASGKMIHPLSNRDISFEGNSYSEISPFFDAIAKYENIYTDRLHVAIAACLLDKEVFLSSSSYFKIREIYQSSLFGFFKNINFVEV, from the coding sequence ATGTCTAATATTAAGTTTACGCTTGCCACGTGTATTCGTAACGAAGGCCCCTATATTCTTGAGTGGTATTTGTATTATAAAGAGCTTGGGGTAGATAATTTTGTAGTTTACTCAAATGACAATACCGATGGATCTGATAAGCTTTTATCACTAATGCATAGTATGAAGCTTATAGACTGGAGACCTCGAACTCTTGCTGAAGGTGAAAGTCCTCAGATAACTGCATATCAAGATCTAAGTCAAGAGCTGTTCGATAATCCAGAAAGTGAGAATCATTATCTTGCTTGGTTAGATATGGATGAGTTTCTCGTCTTACATAAGCATGATTCTCTTCATGAATTAATTAAAGAGTTTAAATATCCTGATGGCTTGGTGCTAAGCTGGAAACATTTCGGTTCGTCTGGAATCAATTGTTATTCTGATGCACCTACTATTGACAAATTTATATTATCAAGCTCTAGCAACAATCAGAATAAACTTTTTAAAACAATAAGTAGGGTGGATCGCAGTCTTTACAAAAGTATTAATAATCATCATCCGATCCCTCACAAGGGATCAAATCCAAATATTATTTATGCAACAGCGAAAATGGTTACTTTCCCTGATCATTACCTGAATGGTGGTAACCCTGTTAGGGATGATGATGCATTATTTTATTACGACGTTTGTCAATTAAACCATTATGCAATTCGTTCAAAACAGGAGTTTGAGTGGAAGAGGAGAAGAGGTAATGGCAGGCTAGCTCTAAATGCAGATAGAAAGCATTTCTTAGATGGATACTTCTATAAGCACGATTCCAACGAAGAGGTAGATTATACCGCTAAAGAAAAGTACTCTCAGAAATTGAAAGAGGCTTTCAATTCACTTCCATATGAATTATTATCAGTTCATAACTCCATAATTGAAATTCTAAAATATACATACGGTAAAGATAGTGGTGACGTTATTGATCAAGAGAAGATAAAAATAAAATTTCACCGTGCCAAAGGAATTAGTTTTACCTCCAAGTTCTCATTAGATACTAACAAAATAAGTTTGACTCCTGGTCGAGAAGTATCCGTGGGTGGAGTTTTTGTACTTGATTCAGAGGATGTGAAAATAGAAGGCGTACGTATTTGTAATGATGATATACTAAAGCATGGTGTTATCGATCTACCTTCTCCAGGGATGAGAAATCAATATCGCTCAAAGTTTAATTCATCATCAGCTCGTTTTTCATTCCAATTCTGTTCACATTTAGATTTGTCTGATACTAAGTTATTTATAGATTTGAGTAATGGGGATGAGGTTTTTTGCGGAGAGTTTAAAGTTATTCAGAACTCTCAGCCAGTATTAAAAAGTTTTTCTCATGAGCTAGAGTTCTTTAAGCTTGCTGGATTTATAAAGAAAATAGCTTCTGATAAGCCAGTTTTATACATTGCCAATAAAGGTAACTTTGGAGATGCTCTGATTCGACAAGGAGCAATCGCCTTCTTTAATAAGCATCATATAGAATACAAAGAATTAAAGAAAGATTATATTTTTTCTGATGATTTTGATTATTCTAAATATAAAGATTATCTCTGTATATACGGTGGGAGCGGTGCGTGGTGTGCGGTAACACCAGGTGCAAAAGATATAGTTAATAATCTCGCCTCCTTGTTCACTGAAGTTATTGTTTTACCTTCTACTTATGAAATTTCAGGAAAATGGAGTAATGTTCATTTATGGTCTAGAGGAAATAAAGAATCTTTTTATAAAAGCTCTGGCCATTTTTGTCATGATATGGCGTTTTCTTTGCCTCGTTTGAGTTGCACAGGTGGGAGTGGTGATGGTTTCTTTTATAGAAATGATAAAGAAGCTTCAGGGAAAATGATTCATCCATTAAGTAATAGAGATATAAGTTTCGAAGGAAATTCTTATTCAGAGATCTCTCCTTTCTTTGATGCTATAGCTAAGTACGAAAACATATATACTGACAGGCTACATGTGGCTATAGCTGCGTGCTTACTAGATAAAGAAGTTTTTTTAAGTTCTAGTTCTTATTTTAAAATTCGCGAAATATATCAATCTTCATTATTTGGATTTTTCAAAAATATAAACTTTGTGGAAGTTTGA
- a CDS encoding sulfotransferase, producing MINNLFLSVGAMKAGTTWLYERLKDHPDVSFTQEKEIHYFANKVGIENQLNHHSRILKLKSILNKYGGGNPKYIAENIQEISWYVNYAKPNSISNEWYISLFDDPQSEKYCADFSNLYCQMSSDGWENVHKTSRKTRVIYTLRDPMQRLWSHYKFHHKWTGKEDSVLDDGFEVFKDTLSKPWFYKNMDYAGNLKKVYAGVGQENVLLLYFEDFRSNPQLEADKISSFLGISQIHINEEDNNKKVNSTKGYGMPDEWREYAANQLSDYISEMKDFNIFHESW from the coding sequence ATGATCAACAATCTTTTCCTAAGTGTGGGTGCCATGAAAGCAGGTACAACATGGCTTTATGAAAGATTAAAAGACCATCCTGACGTATCATTTACACAAGAAAAAGAAATACATTACTTTGCTAATAAGGTTGGCATTGAAAACCAACTTAATCATCATTCAAGAATTTTAAAACTCAAATCAATACTTAATAAATATGGCGGTGGTAACCCTAAATATATTGCAGAAAATATTCAAGAAATTTCTTGGTATGTTAATTACGCTAAGCCAAATAGCATTTCTAATGAGTGGTACATAAGTTTATTTGATGATCCTCAGAGTGAAAAGTATTGTGCCGACTTTTCTAATTTGTATTGTCAAATGAGTTCAGATGGCTGGGAAAACGTACATAAAACTAGTCGTAAAACTAGAGTTATCTATACTTTAAGAGATCCTATGCAGCGATTATGGTCTCATTATAAGTTCCATCATAAATGGACTGGCAAAGAAGATAGCGTGCTAGACGATGGCTTTGAAGTATTTAAAGACACTTTATCTAAACCTTGGTTTTACAAAAATATGGATTATGCCGGGAATTTAAAAAAAGTGTATGCTGGTGTAGGTCAAGAAAATGTTCTGCTGCTTTACTTTGAAGATTTTCGATCAAATCCTCAACTCGAAGCTGACAAAATATCTTCTTTTTTAGGTATTAGTCAGATACACATTAATGAAGAGGATAATAATAAAAAAGTTAATTCTACCAAAGGGTATGGTATGCCAGATGAGTGGCGGGAATATGCTGCGAACCAACTAAGTGATTATATTTCTGAAATGAAAGATTTTAATATTTTCCATGAGTCATGGTGA